A region of Chloracidobacterium sp. DNA encodes the following proteins:
- the gcvPB gene encoding aminomethyl-transferring glycine dehydrogenase subunit GcvPB codes for MSIKKVTQHPTQNEALIFERSQTGRVGYRLPKLDVPETNNILPADLRRDDDLTGVPEVSEVDVVRHFTRISTWNYSIDLGMYPLGSCTMKYNSRLNEKVARIGGFAGLHPLAPEEETQGALELIYHLQNDLCEITGLPGISLQPAAGAQGEMTGVMLIRAFLDQRDGEASKDRRVMLIPESAHGTNPASAAMSGFTVKTIRATADGLTDMEHLRELCNEGGVAGVMFTNPNTCGIFERNIQEICNTIHAAGGLVYMDGANMNALVGVARPGDMGVDVIHLNLHKTFSTPHGGGGPGCGPCLCSAELAPFLPTPRIEKNGDSYKLNYDYPHSIGRVKAFFGNFGMMVRALSYIYTHGAEGLKEATEAAVLNARYVSHELKDTYDKPFESDCMHEAIFSHKNQSKKGVVTLDIAKRLIDYGFHPPTVYFPLVVEGAMLIEPTESVGRADLDAFIEAMKDIDQEAQENPQLVIDAPHTTRIGRLDEATAARKPVLRWRLDMEATAKSA; via the coding sequence ATGAGCATTAAGAAAGTCACACAACATCCCACGCAAAACGAGGCATTGATCTTCGAGCGTTCGCAGACGGGCCGCGTTGGTTATCGTTTGCCAAAGCTGGACGTTCCGGAAACTAACAATATTTTGCCCGCGGATTTACGTCGCGATGATGATCTAACGGGAGTTCCGGAGGTGTCTGAAGTTGATGTCGTGCGACATTTTACTCGTATCTCGACATGGAATTACTCGATCGATCTTGGAATGTATCCGCTCGGCTCTTGCACGATGAAATACAATTCGCGGCTCAACGAAAAGGTCGCTCGTATCGGCGGTTTTGCAGGTTTGCATCCGCTTGCACCTGAAGAAGAAACGCAAGGAGCGTTGGAACTGATATATCATCTGCAAAACGACCTTTGCGAGATCACCGGTTTGCCCGGAATTTCGCTGCAGCCTGCGGCCGGTGCTCAAGGCGAGATGACGGGCGTTATGCTCATACGCGCGTTTCTTGATCAGCGTGACGGCGAGGCTTCAAAAGACCGCCGCGTTATGCTCATTCCCGAATCAGCTCACGGCACAAATCCGGCGTCTGCCGCGATGTCAGGATTTACGGTCAAGACCATCCGGGCGACGGCGGACGGATTAACAGATATGGAGCATCTTCGCGAACTTTGTAACGAAGGCGGCGTCGCAGGCGTAATGTTTACAAATCCAAATACTTGTGGCATTTTCGAGCGAAACATCCAAGAGATCTGCAACACGATCCACGCCGCCGGCGGCCTCGTTTACATGGACGGAGCGAACATGAACGCTCTTGTCGGCGTTGCGCGTCCCGGCGATATGGGCGTCGATGTGATCCATCTCAATCTGCACAAAACCTTCTCTACGCCTCACGGCGGCGGCGGTCCCGGCTGCGGTCCTTGCCTATGTTCGGCTGAACTTGCACCGTTTCTGCCAACACCGCGAATCGAAAAAAACGGCGATTCCTATAAGCTTAACTACGACTATCCCCACTCGATCGGCCGCGTCAAAGCTTTCTTTGGCAATTTTGGAATGATGGTTCGTGCACTTTCTTACATCTATACACACGGTGCCGAAGGCTTGAAGGAAGCTACCGAAGCTGCTGTGTTGAACGCAAGATATGTCTCGCACGAGCTTAAAGACACATACGACAAGCCCTTCGAATCCGACTGTATGCACGAGGCTATCTTTTCGCACAAAAACCAGTCGAAAAAGGGCGTTGTCACGCTCGACATCGCCAAACGGCTGATCGATTACGGCTTTCATCCGCCGACCGTTTACTTCCCTCTCGTTGTCGAAGGCGCGATGCTCATCGAGCCGACCGAATCAGTTGGCCGAGCAGATCTCGATGCTTTTATTGAAGCAATGAAAGACATCGATCAGGAAGCTCAAGAAAACCCGCAACTCGTCATCGACGCACCGCACACAACGCGGATCGGACGCCTCGACGAAGCGACCGCAGCCCGCAAACCCGTGCTACGTTGGCGGTTGGATATGGAAGCAACAGCAAAATCAGCCTAA
- a CDS encoding DoxX family protein, which produces MERFLGRYSTYIYAVLRIVSGFLFMWHGTQKLLGYPPSGTPSSGEGLSPLIAVAGTIELFGGIMIMIGLFTAVAAFLSSGLMAVAYFMAHFSLQAFLPVVNKGELAVVYCFLFLYIASRGSGVWSVDSIFKGSGSNGS; this is translated from the coding sequence ATGGAAAGATTTCTGGGAAGGTACTCGACATATATTTACGCGGTCCTAAGGATCGTTTCGGGCTTTTTATTTATGTGGCACGGCACACAAAAGCTCCTCGGCTACCCGCCATCAGGTACGCCATCGTCGGGTGAGGGCCTTTCGCCGCTAATTGCTGTCGCCGGAACGATCGAACTCTTCGGCGGCATTATGATCATGATCGGCTTGTTCACCGCGGTCGCCGCTTTTCTATCAAGCGGTCTGATGGCAGTCGCCTATTTCATGGCTCATTTCAGCCTTCAGGCGTTTTTGCCGGTGGTCAACAAAGGCGAACTGGCGGTAGTCTATTGCTTCCTGTTTCTCTACATAGCGTCGAGAGGCTCAGGTGTTTGGAGCGTTGACTCTATCTTTAAAGGCAGCGGATCAAACGGCAGTTAA